In a genomic window of Paracoccaceae bacterium:
- the trbL gene encoding P-type conjugative transfer protein TrbL has translation MGGTGVIDRFLEVFTSYIDSGFGLLGGEVAFLATTLIVIDVTLAALFWAWGADDDILARLIKKTLFVGAFAYIISNWNALARIVFESFAGLGLQASGTGFSATDLMRPGRVAQVGLDAGRPILASISDLMGYVSFFENFIQIIVLMFAWAMVLLAFFILSVQLFITLIEFKLTTLAGFVLIPFGLFGKTAFLAERVLGNVVSSGVKVLVLAVIIGIGSSLFGEFTAGFGGDQPNIEEAMAIVLAALSLLGLGIFGPGIANGLISGGPQLSMGAAVGTGLVAGGVTAVGMAGTGMAASAAGRGVVAGARGGAATVGGASAAYSLGSAGRTGAAGVASGVGGIARAGAGVAASPLRRAASALSDSAQGGARAAVAASGGAITGGGSPTAPAPASSPPAWAARMGRAQTLHHGATAATHALRSGDSPGGGTSVSLSERDP, from the coding sequence ATGGGTGGCACCGGCGTCATCGACCGCTTCCTCGAGGTCTTCACCAGCTACATCGACAGTGGGTTCGGCCTTCTGGGCGGCGAGGTTGCCTTCCTTGCCACAACGCTGATCGTCATCGACGTCACGTTGGCCGCCCTCTTCTGGGCCTGGGGTGCGGATGACGACATCCTCGCGCGGCTGATCAAGAAGACCCTCTTTGTGGGTGCCTTCGCCTATATCATCTCAAACTGGAACGCGCTGGCCCGCATCGTTTTTGAGAGCTTCGCCGGGCTCGGCCTGCAGGCCAGTGGCACCGGGTTCAGCGCCACCGATCTTATGCGCCCCGGGCGCGTCGCCCAGGTTGGGCTTGATGCCGGGCGCCCGATCCTCGCTTCGATCTCCGACCTGATGGGCTATGTCAGCTTCTTCGAGAACTTCATTCAGATCATCGTGCTGATGTTTGCCTGGGCGATGGTGCTTCTGGCCTTCTTCATCCTCTCGGTCCAGCTTTTCATCACCCTGATCGAGTTCAAGCTGACAACCCTTGCCGGTTTCGTGCTGATCCCTTTCGGCCTTTTCGGCAAGACGGCGTTTCTGGCCGAGCGCGTTCTCGGCAATGTCGTCTCCTCCGGCGTCAAGGTGCTGGTGCTCGCTGTCATCATCGGGATTGGATCGAGCCTTTTCGGTGAGTTCACCGCCGGGTTCGGCGGCGATCAGCCCAATATCGAAGAGGCTATGGCCATCGTGCTGGCGGCTCTCTCGCTGCTCGGCCTCGGCATCTTTGGGCCCGGCATCGCCAACGGGCTGATCTCGGGCGGGCCTCAACTCAGCATGGGAGCAGCCGTGGGCACTGGCCTCGTCGCAGGCGGCGTCACCGCCGTCGGGATGGCCGGAACGGGCATGGCGGCCAGTGCTGCTGGACGTGGTGTCGTTGCCGGAGCACGCGGCGGAGCTGCAACGGTCGGCGGGGCCTCTGCCGCCTACAGTCTCGGGTCAGCCGGACGAACCGGAGCTGCAGGCGTTGCGTCTGGGGTCGGTGGTATCGCGCGGGCTGGAGCCGGTGTCGCCGCCAGCCCCTTGCGCCGGGCCGCGTCAGCCTTGAGCGACAGCGCCCAAGGCGGGGCACGGGCGGCGGTTGCGGCCAGCGGCGGTGCGATCACCGGCGGCGGTAGTCCCACCGCCCCAGCACCTGCGTCCAGCCCGCCCGCTTGGGCAGCCCGCATGGGTCGCGCACAAACCCTTCACCATGGCGCGACCGCCGCCACCCATGCCCTGCGCTCCGGCGACAGCCCCGGCGGCGGCACCTCTGTCAGCCTTTCGGAAAGGGATCCCTGA
- the trbK-alt gene encoding putative entry exclusion protein TrbK-alt codes for MKGAFLLRLGIGVIAFMAVLGALLEIAREDVIDVRSVPNFTDSSDPLTVELRRCQSLGDAALEDEDCAATWSETRRRFLNPALSPDPEE; via the coding sequence ATGAAAGGCGCGTTCCTCCTCAGATTAGGCATTGGCGTTATCGCTTTCATGGCGGTCCTCGGCGCATTGCTTGAGATCGCCCGTGAGGACGTGATCGACGTCCGATCTGTGCCCAACTTCACGGACAGCTCTGATCCCCTGACGGTAGAACTGCGCCGATGTCAGTCGCTTGGTGATGCCGCTTTAGAAGACGAAGATTGCGCCGCCACTTGGTCCGAGACTCGCCGCCGTTTCCTGAACCCGGCACTTTCCCCAGACCCGGAGGAGTGA
- the trbJ gene encoding P-type conjugative transfer protein TrbJ, whose protein sequence is MTTKNLTLRIATALLLAVPATATLTATPAHAFFGGFGRIVYDPQNHAENIVSAARALEQINNQITSLQNEAQMLINQARNLTSLPYSALQDLQQSVQRTQQLLGEAQRIAYDVQAIDQAFQTDYGPASLTASDQALVDGARERWQTTVGGLQDAMRVQAGVVGNLDTNRAQMSALIGESQGATGALQATQAGNQLLALQSQQISDLTALMAAQGRAQNLEAAQMAAAQEQAREQRRRFLEPGTGYQPGNAQMFQN, encoded by the coding sequence ATGACCACCAAGAACCTCACGCTCCGCATCGCAACAGCGCTGCTGCTCGCAGTTCCCGCAACAGCGACACTCACCGCCACACCTGCCCATGCATTCTTCGGCGGCTTTGGGCGCATCGTCTACGATCCGCAGAATCATGCCGAGAATATCGTCTCCGCCGCCCGCGCGCTCGAACAGATCAACAACCAAATCACCTCGCTGCAGAACGAAGCGCAGATGCTGATCAATCAGGCACGCAACCTCACAAGCCTGCCCTATTCGGCGCTGCAGGACCTGCAGCAATCAGTGCAGCGCACGCAACAGCTTCTGGGCGAAGCACAGCGCATCGCCTATGACGTGCAGGCGATCGATCAGGCATTTCAGACCGATTACGGCCCGGCCTCGCTCACGGCCAGTGATCAAGCGCTCGTCGACGGGGCCCGTGAGCGTTGGCAGACCACTGTTGGTGGATTGCAGGACGCGATGCGGGTGCAGGCCGGTGTTGTCGGCAATCTGGACACCAACCGCGCCCAGATGTCGGCACTGATTGGCGAAAGCCAGGGCGCGACCGGCGCGTTGCAGGCGACACAAGCTGGCAATCAGTTGCTCGCCCTGCAATCACAGCAGATTTCGGACCTGACAGCACTGATGGCGGCACAGGGTCGTGCGCAGAACCTGGAAGCGGCGCAAATGGCCGCGGCACAGGAGCAAGCACGAGAGCAACGGCGGCGGTTTCTGGAACCCGGCACCGGCTATCAGCCGGGTAATGCCCAGATGTTTCAGAACTGA
- the trbE gene encoding conjugal transfer protein TrbE, giving the protein MMNLAEYRRKSSHLADFLPWAALVGQGVILNKDGSLQRTARFRGPDLDSAVPAELVAVAGRINNALRRLGSGWAVFVEAQRVPALSYPDSQFPDAASALVDAERKAQFEEEGAHFESRYFLSLLYLPPAEEAARAERFLYEGRDRESGANARETLAGFVDRTDRVLQLLEGFMPESIWLDDADTLTYLHATISTKVQRVRVPEVPMHLDALLADQPLTAGLEPMMGNAHLRILTITGFPSATTPGILDDLNRLAFPYRWSTRAIMLDKTDATRLLAKIRRQWFAKRKSIAAVLKEIMTNETSALLDTDAHNKAMDADAALQELGSDLIGEAYVTATVAVWDTDAHIANEKLRLAEKVIQGRDFTCIAETTNAVEAWLGSLPGHVYANVRQPPVSTLNLAHMIPLSAVWAGPEQDDHFAAPPLLFGQTEGSTPFRLSLHVGDVGHTLVIGPTGAGKSVLLALMALQFRRYAGAQVFTFDFGGSIRAAALAMGGDWHDLGGALSDDASDPVALQPLARIHESATRNWAADWIGSILAREGVTVTPDVKDHLWSALSSLASAPMVERTLTGLSVLLQSQDLKRALQPYCIGGPFGHLLDAEVERLGTATVQAFETEGLIGTGAAPAVLAYLFHRIEARLDGSPTLLIIDEGWLALDDTGFAGQLREWLKTLRKKNASVVFATQSLADIDGSAIAPAIIESCPTRLFLPNERALEPQIADIYRRFGLNDRQIDILARATPKRDYYCQSRRGNRLFDLGLGEIALAFTATSSKSDQTAISRILAEYGRDGFVSAWLRERGADWAVDLLPSLTNLSPVLPASNTEETNANDPQLSPTPLTQQETSP; this is encoded by the coding sequence ATGATGAACCTCGCCGAATATCGCCGCAAATCTTCCCATCTGGCCGATTTTCTGCCTTGGGCGGCGCTTGTCGGCCAAGGCGTGATCCTGAACAAGGATGGCTCCCTCCAACGCACCGCACGCTTTCGTGGTCCGGATCTCGACAGTGCCGTGCCTGCTGAACTGGTCGCCGTCGCGGGCCGGATCAACAATGCGTTGCGACGGCTCGGCTCTGGCTGGGCAGTCTTCGTCGAAGCGCAGCGCGTGCCCGCCCTCTCCTATCCCGACAGCCAGTTTCCAGACGCGGCGTCGGCTTTGGTCGACGCCGAGCGCAAGGCGCAGTTCGAAGAGGAAGGCGCGCATTTCGAGTCGCGGTATTTCCTGTCGCTGCTGTATCTACCGCCCGCCGAGGAGGCCGCACGTGCGGAACGGTTCTTGTACGAAGGACGCGATCGCGAGAGCGGGGCCAACGCCCGCGAGACGCTGGCCGGCTTTGTCGACCGGACCGATCGCGTGCTGCAACTTCTTGAGGGGTTCATGCCGGAGAGTATCTGGCTCGATGATGCCGATACTCTGACCTACCTACATGCGACGATCTCGACCAAAGTGCAGCGCGTCCGCGTGCCCGAAGTACCGATGCATCTCGATGCGCTGCTCGCCGATCAGCCACTGACGGCGGGACTTGAGCCGATGATGGGGAACGCACATCTGCGCATCCTCACGATCACCGGCTTCCCGAGTGCGACCACGCCCGGCATTCTCGACGATCTCAACCGGCTCGCCTTTCCCTATCGCTGGTCAACGCGGGCGATCATGCTCGACAAGACCGATGCGACGCGGCTCCTCGCCAAGATACGTCGGCAATGGTTTGCCAAGCGCAAATCCATCGCGGCCGTCCTCAAGGAGATTATGACGAATGAGACGTCAGCCCTTCTCGATACGGATGCCCACAACAAGGCAATGGATGCCGATGCCGCTTTGCAGGAGCTTGGATCCGATCTGATCGGCGAAGCCTATGTCACCGCGACCGTAGCAGTCTGGGACACGGATGCCCACATTGCCAACGAAAAACTGCGACTTGCCGAGAAGGTCATTCAAGGCCGGGATTTCACCTGCATCGCTGAGACCACCAATGCCGTCGAAGCATGGCTCGGCTCTCTCCCCGGCCATGTCTACGCCAATGTCCGCCAGCCGCCAGTCTCGACACTCAACCTCGCCCATATGATTCCACTATCAGCCGTCTGGGCGGGACCGGAACAAGATGATCATTTCGCGGCCCCTCCGCTGCTCTTCGGCCAGACCGAAGGCTCGACCCCGTTCCGGTTGTCCCTGCATGTCGGCGATGTTGGGCACACATTGGTCATCGGGCCAACTGGCGCTGGAAAGTCCGTGCTGCTGGCCCTGATGGCCTTGCAATTTCGGCGCTACGCGGGTGCACAGGTCTTCACCTTCGATTTCGGCGGATCGATCCGGGCCGCAGCGCTTGCCATGGGCGGTGACTGGCACGATCTGGGCGGTGCGTTGTCCGACGATGCGTCGGACCCCGTGGCCCTACAGCCCCTCGCCCGCATTCATGAATCCGCAACCCGCAACTGGGCTGCTGATTGGATCGGCAGCATCCTTGCGCGTGAAGGCGTAACCGTCACGCCGGATGTCAAAGATCACCTTTGGTCTGCACTATCGTCTCTGGCCTCCGCGCCGATGGTCGAGCGGACCCTGACGGGTCTTTCAGTGCTACTGCAATCCCAAGACCTCAAACGCGCCCTGCAGCCCTATTGTATTGGCGGCCCCTTCGGTCATTTGCTGGATGCCGAGGTCGAGCGGCTCGGCACCGCCACTGTCCAAGCTTTCGAGACGGAAGGGCTGATCGGCACAGGCGCTGCCCCTGCCGTGCTGGCCTATCTCTTCCACCGGATCGAAGCCCGCCTCGACGGCTCGCCAACTCTGCTGATCATCGACGAAGGCTGGCTAGCGTTGGATGACACAGGTTTCGCCGGGCAGTTGCGCGAATGGTTGAAGACCCTGCGCAAAAAGAACGCCAGCGTCGTGTTCGCGACCCAGTCATTGGCGGATATCGACGGCTCGGCCATCGCGCCCGCGATCATCGAGAGCTGCCCGACCCGGCTGTTCTTGCCGAACGAACGCGCCCTCGAGCCACAGATCGCCGATATCTATCGCCGCTTCGGCTTGAACGACCGGCAGATCGACATCCTCGCCCGGGCCACGCCCAAGCGCGACTATTATTGCCAGTCGCGCCGAGGCAACCGGCTTTTCGACCTCGGTCTGGGCGAGATTGCCCTCGCCTTCACCGCCACCTCGTCCAAATCCGACCAGACTGCGATCTCCCGCATTCTCGCCGAATACGGGCGCGACGGTTTCGTCTCGGCTTGGCTACGCGAACGCGGCGCGGATTGGGCGGTCGATCTGCTTCCCAGCCTGACCAATCTGTCACCCGTGCTACCAGCTTCGAATACCGAAGAAACAAACGCCAATGACCCACAGCTGAGTCCCACACCCCTCACCCAACAGGAGACTTCCCCATGA
- a CDS encoding VirB3 family type IV secretion system protein yields the protein MFDPDTIPGFVIPVHQALTEPILLAGAPRSIAILIGTLAAAIGLGLQLWLVGLLIWIAGHLAAVWAAKRDPLFVDVVRRHLRIPGHLGV from the coding sequence ATGTTCGATCCTGACACCATCCCCGGCTTCGTCATCCCGGTCCATCAGGCGCTGACCGAACCCATCTTGCTGGCTGGCGCGCCGCGCTCGATCGCCATTCTAATTGGCACACTTGCGGCCGCCATCGGGCTTGGGCTGCAACTCTGGCTGGTCGGTCTGCTGATCTGGATCGCGGGCCATCTCGCCGCGGTCTGGGCGGCGAAACGCGATCCTCTCTTCGTCGACGTGGTGCGCCGCCATCTGCGCATTCCCGGCCATCTCGGAGTGTGA
- a CDS encoding TrbC/VirB2 family protein, whose product MATPARAAGSSMPWEAPLQAILESIEGPVAKIIAVMIIIITGLTLAFGDSSGGARRLIQIVFGISIAFAASSFFLSFFSFGGGAVI is encoded by the coding sequence ATGGCCACCCCCGCCCGCGCAGCAGGCTCGTCGATGCCTTGGGAGGCGCCGCTACAGGCAATCCTTGAGTCCATCGAAGGTCCAGTCGCCAAGATCATCGCGGTGATGATCATCATCATCACCGGGCTGACCCTCGCCTTCGGCGACAGCTCGGGTGGCGCGCGGCGGCTGATCCAAATCGTCTTCGGCATCTCCATCGCCTTTGCGGCATCGAGCTTCTTCCTTTCATTCTTCTCCTTCGGTGGCGGGGCGGTGATCTGA
- the trbB gene encoding P-type conjugative transfer ATPase TrbB, with the protein MTAAHQHSEAVSRGSRMLRTALGPSIAGYLDDAQVVEVMLNPDGRLWIDRLSEGLRPTDHCVSHADGERIIRLVAHHVSVEVHTGAPRVSAELPETGERFEGLLPPVVAAPTFAIRKPAVAVFTLGDYVTAGIMTQAQAETLSVAVADRRNILVAGGTSTGKTTLTNALLAEVAKTEDRVVLIEDTRELQCAAPNLVALRTKDNVASLSDLVRSSLRLRPDRIPIGEVRGPEALDLLKAWGTGHPGGIGTIHAGTALGALRRMEQLIQEAVVTVPRALIAETIDLVAVISGRGFVRRLTELANVERIDSTGDYRLSPATDTSKGSL; encoded by the coding sequence ATGACCGCGGCACATCAACACTCAGAGGCAGTTTCACGCGGCAGCCGCATGCTGCGCACTGCGCTTGGACCTTCTATCGCAGGATATCTTGATGATGCACAAGTCGTCGAGGTCATGCTCAATCCTGATGGACGGCTCTGGATTGATCGTTTGTCCGAAGGTCTTCGCCCGACCGATCACTGCGTTTCCCATGCGGATGGAGAACGCATCATTCGCTTGGTCGCCCATCATGTCAGCGTCGAAGTTCATACGGGTGCGCCACGCGTGTCCGCCGAGCTACCCGAGACAGGAGAACGGTTCGAGGGGCTGCTCCCGCCAGTTGTTGCAGCACCCACCTTCGCAATACGCAAGCCGGCCGTGGCTGTCTTCACGCTTGGAGATTACGTGACCGCAGGCATAATGACCCAAGCACAGGCAGAAACCCTGAGCGTCGCGGTCGCCGACCGTCGCAACATTCTTGTCGCAGGCGGCACCTCCACCGGTAAGACAACGCTCACCAATGCACTCCTCGCCGAAGTTGCCAAAACGGAAGACCGCGTCGTCCTAATTGAGGACACACGCGAGTTGCAATGTGCTGCGCCAAACCTCGTGGCGCTGCGCACCAAGGACAATGTGGCTTCGCTCTCCGATCTCGTCCGCTCATCTTTGCGCCTACGACCTGACCGCATCCCCATTGGCGAGGTCCGTGGCCCAGAGGCGCTCGATCTCCTCAAGGCCTGGGGCACGGGTCACCCCGGCGGTATCGGCACAATCCATGCCGGGACCGCTCTTGGCGCGCTGCGTCGCATGGAGCAACTCATCCAGGAAGCCGTGGTCACCGTCCCGCGCGCACTGATCGCCGAAACGATTGACCTCGTCGCAGTCATATCGGGGCGCGGTTTCGTGCGCCGCCTCACTGAACTGGCGAACGTCGAAAGGATCGATTCGACCGGTGACTATCGTCTCTCCCCCGCAACCGACACCAGCAAAGGATCCCTTTGA
- a CDS encoding DDE-type integrase/transposase/recombinase, which yields MNGRWCYLWRAVAQRGQLIDFRLTARRNASAARAFMRQARETARCYDPLTIVTDKAHSYAKVIEEMNFGNGPGDRIRHVDRKYLNNRIEADHAALKQLLRPKRSFRKLTAAKNTLKGIETHRAIKKGHFANNKAGVLNEIAFVANLFDAAA from the coding sequence GTGAACGGCCGTTGGTGCTATTTGTGGCGCGCAGTCGCTCAGCGCGGCCAGTTGATCGATTTTCGACTTACCGCCCGCCGAAACGCCAGCGCAGCAAGGGCGTTCATGCGCCAGGCAAGAGAGACGGCACGGTGCTACGACCCCCTGACAATCGTCACGGACAAGGCACACAGCTATGCAAAGGTGATAGAGGAAATGAATTTCGGCAATGGGCCAGGCGACAGGATTCGGCACGTCGACCGAAAATATCTCAACAACCGGATCGAAGCAGACCATGCTGCGCTGAAACAGCTCCTGAGGCCGAAACGAAGTTTTCGAAAACTCACCGCGGCCAAGAACACGCTGAAAGGCATCGAGACCCATCGCGCTATCAAGAAAGGCCACTTCGCGAACAATAAGGCTGGTGTCTTGAATGAGATCGCCTTCGTGGCAAACCTGTTCGATGCGGCCGCATAA
- a CDS encoding OmpA family protein has translation MLRPLILSALLALPTGALAQDMTAEEILARLERQALGLAKGVEFYPTETADDGYRTMPVEDQVQLRIQFAFDSADILESEIADLAELCTAINATSGANINIIGHTDAAGAEAYNKALSEQRASAVVAHLTGECGVEETQLQAVGVGERHLLEPENPRGDRNRRVEIQMAL, from the coding sequence ATGCTGAGACCATTGATCCTGTCCGCCCTCCTTGCCCTGCCCACGGGTGCACTTGCCCAGGACATGACCGCAGAAGAGATTCTTGCGCGCCTTGAACGGCAGGCCTTGGGCCTTGCCAAGGGGGTCGAGTTTTACCCCACCGAGACCGCCGACGACGGCTATCGTACCATGCCTGTCGAGGATCAGGTCCAGTTGCGTATCCAGTTCGCCTTTGATTCGGCCGATATCCTTGAGAGTGAAATCGCCGATCTGGCTGAACTCTGCACCGCGATCAATGCGACCAGCGGCGCCAATATCAACATCATCGGTCACACCGACGCCGCCGGGGCCGAGGCTTACAACAAAGCCCTCTCCGAGCAGCGCGCGTCTGCCGTGGTGGCCCATCTAACGGGAGAATGCGGGGTTGAGGAAACCCAGCTTCAGGCCGTCGGCGTGGGCGAACGCCACCTGCTGGAGCCGGAAAACCCCCGCGGCGACCGCAACCGCCGGGTCGAGATCCAGATGGCGCTCTGA
- a CDS encoding protein phosphatase 2C domain-containing protein, producing MRTPTTRIPGQTAQPLRFDGTGATHRGYVRDLNEDAILLDPSGAIWAVVDGMGGMRRGDLAAEITTEALAKTILSGDPAEDLWAALEVANTSVLEIARAEGSEGMGATVVAFAQYRGHAAVVWAGDSRGYVLRAGYLQQLTKDHSVVQSLLDRGLITPVEAETHPEAHVVTQAIGVVSPLVAEMVRVEPAPSDRYLLCSDGLSGVVCAAEIAAHLEKAGDPGAAVDALIAAALAAGAPDNVSVVVIDVRAG from the coding sequence ATGCGAACACCGACAACGCGGATACCGGGCCAGACGGCTCAGCCCCTCAGGTTTGATGGCACCGGCGCCACCCATCGCGGGTATGTAAGGGACCTGAACGAGGACGCCATCCTGCTAGACCCTTCCGGGGCGATCTGGGCCGTGGTGGATGGTATGGGCGGGATGCGCCGAGGCGATCTGGCTGCCGAGATCACCACCGAGGCCCTGGCCAAAACCATTCTGTCCGGTGACCCGGCCGAGGACCTATGGGCGGCTCTGGAGGTCGCCAATACGAGCGTTCTGGAGATAGCACGGGCCGAGGGCTCGGAGGGGATGGGCGCAACCGTGGTGGCCTTTGCGCAGTACCGGGGCCATGCGGCGGTGGTGTGGGCCGGCGACAGTCGCGGTTATGTCCTGCGTGCGGGCTATTTGCAGCAACTCACGAAGGATCACTCCGTGGTCCAATCCCTGCTGGATCGCGGTCTGATCACACCCGTCGAAGCCGAAACCCACCCCGAGGCACATGTGGTCACCCAGGCCATCGGTGTGGTGTCGCCGCTGGTCGCCGAGATGGTGCGCGTGGAGCCTGCGCCGAGCGATCGTTATCTTCTATGCAGCGATGGCCTGTCGGGCGTGGTTTGCGCGGCAGAGATTGCCGCACATTTGGAAAAGGCAGGGGACCCGGGTGCGGCGGTCGATGCTTTGATAGCAGCCGC